The window ATTTGCACCAGCATCTAAAATAATACTTGCTTTACCATCGATTCTAGGCATAGTAGTGCAAATAGCTGGACGACTTACTCCATTTATCCTACCAAATCTAAGTGTCGCAAGACTCATGCTAGCACCGCTATGTCCTGCGGATATAACAACATCTGCTTGATTATTTCTAACAATTTCAATTGCTTGGTAAATAGATGACTCTTTTCTCTTTAATGAATCTGTGGCACTATCTTCCATCTTGATATAATCAGGACAATGAAAAATTTCTATATTATTGCTAGAATCTAAATGGGGCTTAATTAGCCTTTCATCACCTACCACAATAGCTTGAAAATTCTTTGATTTTAATGCCTGCTTAACTCCCATTATGATTGGTTCGACGCCATTATCGCCACCCATAGCATCTATAACTATTTTAAGCATTGCTCTTAAACTTACTTATAATTTCCAGTCTCTTTGCTAATTGTGTGCGGCAACTTCCAATTTCCATTTTTATCTTTTATTGGTGTAGCAAGCTTTACTTTATAATGAGTTCTTCTTTTTAAACCTCTAGTTTTACTAACTCTTCTTTTTGGAACAACTGCCATTTCTTCTCCTTATTCTTTTATATGATAATCAAGCTGCATAGATTCCAGCTCACTTTTAAAAATAAATTCTAAATCTATATATCCATCAAAAAATTCAACTACATCAAAATAATCTCTATTTTTATGACTATCCCAAATGCCATCTTTGGCAAAAAGTATAATATTATCATTTATACTTTTTTTAAAATCTTCTCCGCTTAAATCACAAACAAAATCCATTTCACCAGTGATAGTAGAATCTATTTTTATCAAACCATTGCTAAGTTTTGATAGATTCCCTGTTACATTGATTTTATAATTATCACTCAATAAATCTAGTGAAAATTTTCTAGGACTTGATGTGATTTTTCTAGCTTCTATTTTCAAGATTATTTCAAAATTACCTAATTTCAGTTTGTGTAAAAAAGAATGCAATTTCATTTTTTGCATTTTCTAAGCTATCACTACCATGCACAGCATTTGCATCTATATTTTCTGCAAAATCAGCTCGTATAGTTCCTGCTTGTGCTTTTTTTGGGTCTGTATCACCCATCAACTCTCTATTTTTCTTAACAGCATTATCGCCTTCCAATACCATTACGACAACAGGACCGCTTGTCATAAAATTTACCAAATCATTATAAAATGGTCTTTCTTTGTGGATTGCATAAAATTCACCTGCTGTGTTTCTATCAAGCAGTATTTTTTTCATAGCTGCAATCCTCAAACCATTACTTTCAAATCTATCAATAATCTTACCAATAATATTCTTTTTTACTGCATCTGGCTTTATTATTGAAAGCGTTCTTTCCATATATAACTCCTGCCTAAAATATTAAACTTAGGATTCTAGCACAATAATTTTATATGCACTTTAAAACTTAAAGATTATTTTATATTTGATTACAAAAATCTTGGATATTTAAGAAAGTATAGAATCTTGAAATATTCAAGATTCTAAAATATTACATAACAGATACAGAATCATTCCTATTTGCATCTGATATATCATCTCTACTTGTTGCACCTCTAGCACTCCATACGATACAACCTTCAGTAGGACAAGCACTAGCACAAGCTGGCATTTCATTATGCCCTACACATTCCACACATTTATCTGCATAAACATAATAGATTCCCTCATCTGTTGGATTATTATCATCATCTACAATCGCACTAACAGGGCATTCATCTATACAAGACCCACAAGAAATACACAAATCTGTAATCTTTACAGCCATTTTAAATCTCCTCCGCAATAAGTTTATGTTTTGTTTGGCTAAATGCCATCAAAAGTATAACAATTTACATACTTAAGCTTTATAAAATTATTTAATTTTTAAATAATCTCTAATTTCATCTACTTTATTTGTAGCTTCCCAAGTAAATTCGCTTAGTTCTCTACCAAAATGTCCATATGCTGCAGTTTTTCTATATATCGGTCTTAGCAAATCTAGAGATTCTATAATTCCTTTTGGTGTTAGTTTAAATACTGCTCTTACGCATTTTTCTATATCAGCTGAATCTATTTTAGAATAACCATGAGTATTTATATAAATAGACACAGGTTCAACAACTCCAATAGCATAAGAAATTTGAACAGTTACCTTAGGACTTACTCCTGCTGCAACAAGGTTTTTAGCTATATATCTAGCTATATATGCTCCGCTTCTATCTACTTTGCTAGGATCTTTACCACTAAATGCGCCACCACCATGAGGACAGCTACCGCCATAAGTATCAACAATGATTTTTCTACCAGTTAGTCCAGCATCACCCTGTGGTCCGCCAATAACAAACTTTCCTGTTGGGTTGATGTGATATTTTATGTTATCTTGCATGTATTCTTGTGGTATTACTTTTTGCACGATTTCTTCTATTACAGAATCTTTTAGATGATTATATTTTACATCTGGAGCATGTTGTGTTGAAATAACAATAGTATCGATATATGCAGGCTTTCCATCTTTGTATTTGATAGTAACTTGAGATTTTCCATCTGGTCTTAAAAATGGCAATATTCCATCTTTTCTAGCTTTTGCTAATCCTTCTGTTAGTCTATGTGATAAATATATTGGAAGTGGCATAAGCGTGTCAGTTTCATCACAAGCATATCCAAACATTAGCCCTTGGTCTCCTGCACCAATCTCGCCATCTTCTCTATCTACACCTTGATTTATATCAGGACTTTGCTCGCCAACTCCATTTAGGATTCCAGCACTTCTATAATCAAAACCATATAAAGAATCTGTATATCCAATGTCTTTTATAACTTCTCTTGCTATATCTTGCATAGGAACATAAGTAGTAGTTTTTAGCTCACCTGCAATCACACCAAAACCATTAGAAAGTAGCGTCTCACAAGCTACTCTTGCATTTTTATCTCTTTGTATAATATAGTCTAGTATAGCATCGCTTATTTGGTCTGCCATCTTGTCTGGATGTCCTTCTGTTACGGATTCTGAAGTAAATAAAAACTCATTTTTCATAAATTCACCTTGTATTTTAAATTTTTGTAAAATTCTATCATTAAAATATTAATTTTTTAAGAAAATGTTTTAAATATTTTTAATATTTTGGAATGTATAATTGCTGTGCTTTAAAAATAACTTTAATAATATTTTTTAAAGTTTAAAATGCTTAACTAAAAATTTTCAAAAATAGGAGAAATAAATGCTAGTGACTAAACAAGCTCCAAATTTTATTGCGGAAGCTGTGAAAGCAGATGGTATGTTTGATGATAAATTTGAACTATATAACAATATAGGCAAAAATGGTGCGGTATTATTCTTTTGGCCAAAAGATTTTACTTTTGTTTGTCCTTCAGAAATTATTGCATTTGATAACAGAGTAAAAGAATTTCAAGATAGAGGTATCAATCTAATTGGTGTTTCTATAGATTCTAAAGAAGTGCATTTTGCATGGAGAAATACAGAAGTAAAAAATGGCGGTATAGGTCCTGTTAATTTCCCGATAGTATCAGATATCACTAAATCAATTTCAAGAGATTATGATGTTTTATTTGGTGGTGCTGTTGCATTAAGAGGCACTTTTTTAATTGATAGAAATAAAATTATCCGCCATGCAACAATAAATGACTTACCACTTGGAAGAAATGTAGATGAAACACTAAGAATGGTTGATGCACTACTTTTCTTTGAAGAGCATGGTGAAGTATGTCCAGCTGGTTGGAATAAAGGTGACAAAGGAATGAGAGCTGATGCTAAAGGTGTAGCAGAATATCTTGCACAAAACGCTAGCAAATTATAATCTTTTAAATAAATTCTTATGGATTTGCCATAATTATGGCAAATCTAACCTCCAAATAAACAAACTTTAAGCTAGTAATCATAAGATAATATAAACATTTCATTGACATTTTATAAACATTTTATAAAAAAAGGGGGGGGGGAGGGTTTATGATTAGGATTCTGGTGTTTGTTTTATTGTTTCTTTCAAATAATATATTTGGCTTTGAAATTTCTGAATTTTGTCCTAGTGGTGGTAATTGCACAATTAAAGGGACGCTAAATGATGAAATCAAAATTAATACAACATATAATTCAATTATAAACTATGCTACATTTACCAATAATAACACTAGCTTCATCTTACAACAAAACAATAGTCTTTCTAATTTTATAAATTATGGAAATATGAATACATTTTGGACAGCAAGTGGCAGTACTGGCACTACAAATATCTATAACTATGGCATATTAAATAATACTTCTAGTAATGCTAATTTCGCCCTAAGTGGAGCAAATGTAAAGATTTATTATTTTAATATGACAATAGATGAAAATTCAAATGCCTTTAATAGCATCACTGGAAATTTATCTAGCAAACCTCATAATGAAAGAAACTCACATATTTTAATTAATATTGGAAGTAGTGGTGAATTATCTCTTGATAATAATGCAAAGATAGTGTTAAATTTTGGAGATTCTTTTGAGATTGATAAAAGCTATGATATGACAAAACTCATACTAAAATGCGACAATAGCAACAAGATTGACGCTTGCAACAACTCATATGATAAAACCAAAGATCAAGTTATCACAAAAATATCAACTTATAATGATAAATTATATAAATTAAATATTAATGGAAATAATCTCTCTGTATCACTTGATACATCTTATGCCTCTGCTAATGCAATATATAAAGCAAATTTACTCTCAATAAATACTATAAAAAATCAACTAAATCAAATCTTGCAAAATAAAAAAACGATAGAAAACACACAAAAACATTCAAGATTTAGAGCTAGAAGAATCCAAACAAATGAAACAAACATAGAATCTGATTCTACTACCAATGCAAATGATGAAAACTATTTCTTGTTTTCTCCATTTATTTCATATCAAAATATATTTGATGGTGGTAAATACAGCGGACTTGGATATGGATTTATCAGTGGATATAATGCAGATTTAAATGATGATAATTTGTTTGGATTGCACTTTGGATTTATTGGGGGGGGGGTGGAAAAGTAATACTGCATTTAACTTCAAAAATACATATTATGCAGGATTCTTAGGATTGCATTATCAATATAGCTTTATAGATTCTATGTATTTAAGACTAAGACTTGAGGCATTTTATCATTACAATAAAATTACAAAAAACATAATTGATACTTCAAATACAAGCAGCATATCCCCAAGCACAAATATCACATTTGGTAAAAAATGGGATAATAAACTAGGCATTGAAGGAGGATTTGATTATATTGCCATGATAAATTCCAAAGTAGAATCCATAGATGGAATATATGACAAAAGTTTATTTAATATCGCATATATCGATATTAATGGCAATTATGATTTAACACTTGGTTCTTGGGAGATAAATGCCACTCTTGGAAGTAAGATTTTAATCACTCCCTATCCTAAAACTATTCTAAGAGTATCTGGAGGTAAAGATGTCGCAATTCATGAAAATATATATAGCATTTATGCAAATATAGGGACTTCATGGCAAATAAATGACATCATAGCTTTAAATCTTAATTATCTAGGATTTTTTGGTGATAGAATGATGAGTAATAGTGGATTTTTTAATATAAAAATATGGTGGTAAAAATATCAGAGATTCTATTTGTAGAATCTCACTCTAAAATTACCTTATAAATAAAATCTACTTTTTCTAGCAACTTATCACTACTTTTTCTACCAAATGGAATCTTTTGCACGATAGCACCTCTATTTTGCAGTTCATTTATAGTTTGAATAGAATCTGTATAATAATTATCAAAATACAAGATTCCAGATTCTATATTTTTAATATCTTTGATAAATTTGGCATTTGGCTTTAGATTATATACTTCATATTGTCGCTCTTTAGGAGCCATAATAGTATTTATATCCACGATATATGCATTAGTGTAGTTATTAGAATCTTGTGTAATAAATTCAAATTTTGCCCTTGAATTATCACCAAGACCAATTGGAGATACATTTTTATCAAATAATGCAGTGCTAAATACAGCAAAACTAAACAAAATAAATACAAAGCGATATTTACTCTCAATCCTAAATATCATAAAGCAAATAAAGCTAATAATAAGAGGATAAATAACAAATATAATATATTTTGTAAAATATATTGGACGCAAAAAGCTTGCAACAAATGGAATAATAATCATTAAAATACAAATTCCAAGCAAGAAATATATGATTTTCTCTCTATAATTTATTGAATATAGCACAAAAACAATAAACAAAAATACGCTTATTCCGCTACCTAGAATCTGAAATGGAATGATAAATATATCATTTAAAGTTGGCATTTGTATCCAAGTATTAAAGCTAGAATCCAAAAGTGAATGATTAAATGCAGTGATATAAAAATATGGCAAAAGAGAAAGCGCGATTATACAATCAAGCATAAAAAGTAATAATATTTTTTTGATATTTTTTAAAATAAAAATACTAATAATAAAACTAGAAAATATAAAAATAGAACCAAAATAATGTGTATTTACTAACATAATAGACAATAAGACATAAATTATCATATCATGAAAACTAAATTTATTATAAAGATTAAATAAATAATAACAAATAAAAGGAATTAAAGTAAGCTCCAAAACATAGCCTCTTACTTCGTGTGCCGCACCAATTGCAACTTGTGAGATTGCCATAAATAATGCACCAAATAATGCTATAGCAGAATCTTGCTTGGTATGATTTTTTAGAAATAAGAAGATTCCAAGTGGTGCAAATGCGCCTATCACAACCGATAATAGCCTAGCAGACTCTATTGTATATCCAAAGATTCCTAGCCATATTTTTAATAAGAAATTATAAAATGGTGGATTTCCAGGATCTTTAAATACGCTTAGAAAACTATCGCTTGGATATGCAACAACTCCAACAGAATACAATTCATCTCCCCAGAGCGATTGTGTGCAGCATTGATTAAGTCTCAAGCAAAATCCACATAACATAATAAATGCTAATATAAAAATATGGTGCTTTTGTGCTAGATTCTTCAAAACCACAGAATCTATTTTAAATAATAAAATAATAGTAATCCAAAGAAATAAATATGGTGGAGCAATAAATAATTTTACAAGACCTATCCATATATTTTCAATATTGTTTATAAAAGCACTAGATTGATTAAGTTTGAAATTTGATAAATCTATGATAAATGCCCCGTTATTTTGGCTAGATTCTATAGAATCCTTATTTAGATAAAAATTCCTACTTCCAATATTTATACTAATAAACTCAATATCATCCAATGCAATCTTAGAATCCACCAATAATCTTAGATTTGTTACACCAGATGTAATTACATTTCTACTCATGGCACATATTGTATTTTTGGTGATACTATATGGATAAAATGCAATTCCTTCGCCTTTTTCTAGATATGTTAGATTTATATTTCCAGAATCTAAAAGCAGATGATAAGATTTGCAATCTTTTGCAGAAATACTCACATCAACATGTGCAAATGAATATTTCAAAGAAGCATAATTTCCACTATATACAAATTTTACTACCATTACAAAAAATGCAATAAAAATACATAATGCAAGATAGATTCTCATCAATTCTCCTTAAATACAAAATATTTTGATAATAAAAAATTCACTACCATGCCAAAGGCGATGCCTAATGCTTGCGATAAAATATCTTTGTAATAAAACTGCCCTAAAATGAAATTTCTAAAAATAAATAATACAAGCAGATTTACACACAAGCCAAATATATTTGCATTGATATAAAGGAGATATTGCTTGAGACTTAAGGTTTTTTCTTTAAATGTAAAGAAGTTATTTAAAATATAGTTTTGGCTAACAGCTATGATAAAACATACACAAGAATTTAGCATATAATGAAAAGCTAATTTTGATAAAACAAAAAATATCACTAGATTTGTAATCGTGCCAAGAGTGCCAACAAAAGCAAATTTGATGAATTTATTCATTTGCTAAACCTTAAAAGCAAAGTTTTTAAAATTGCCTCATAAACGATGGCTTTACTCATTTTTGACTTGCCTTGTGTCCTATCACAAAAACAAATTGGGAATTCAACTATTTTTAGATTTGCTTTTTTTGCTCTATATTTCATCTCTATTTGAAAGCAATATCCATTAGAATCTATTTTATCTACATTGATAGCCTTGATTGCTTTTAGAGTATAGGCATTAAAACCTCCTGTAAAATCCATAATCTTACAACCAAGTATAATTCTTGCATACAAGCTACCACCAAAAGATAGAATCTTTCTAAATAGATTCCAGCCAACAATACTTCCACCTTTGACATTTCTAGAACCAATTACTACATCAAAAACTTCCAAATAAGATAAAAAGCTAGATATGTATTTTGGATTGTGAGAAAAATCTGCATCCATTGAAATAAAATAATCATATTGATATTTCATACCTATTTTAAAACCACAAATATATGCTTTGCCAAGACCATTTTTAGATTCTTGAATGAATAAATGCAGATTTGGATATTTTTCTTTTAGTGAATTTACAATAATGCAAGTATCATCATTTGAATTACCATCGATGATAAGAATATTTATTTTTGGGTGGAGATTAAATATAGAAATTATTAAGTCTTTAATATTGCAAGCTTCGTTGTATGTAGGAATTAAAATTAAGCTATTTTGTTCCTGCCCCCCCCCTATTCAATGCTATATTCATATTTTTTCCTTAAATTTTATGTAATACTAATTTACCATTAGAATCTTTTATAAATTTTACTTTATTTTCTTTAATAAGGCTATTTGAAGCACTTTTAAAAAGCTTTTTACTAATGCCTAAATATTCAAAAATCTCTTTGCTACTAGAATCAAAATTTAATTTTAACACACCACTGCATAATTTATCTAAAATAATATTTTTTGTGAGATTTATATTTGATACCAAACCCAAATCAACTTTGCCATCTTGTCTAATTTTTTTTATGATACCTTTGATATTATCACCAATATTGATTTTTGTGTTTATATCATTATTGTGAATCACTCCAAAATATTTATTATTTACTACACAATTAAAACCAATATCAGTTTTTAGAAATGGGAGAATATCGACATTTTTTATTTTTGAATGTATGTTTAATTTCTCAAGATAAGAAGCTAGATTCTGCCTTGCAATAAGCCTATTTTGTTTATCTAAAGTTAGTTTTATCACTACTTTTTGCCCGATTTTTAGATGTGATGGATTCTTGCTTGGCATAAATAAATCCTTTGGGATCCCAAGATCTAGATATGCTCCATTTTCCACTATATCAATAATTTCTAATGATAAAATATCACCAACAAAACCCTTTGGCATCGTAGTAATAGCTACCAATCTATCCTCGCTATCACTATATACAAAAACCCAAACAAGACTATTTATAATCACCTCATCGGTGATATATCGATTTGGAAGTAAAACTTCATTTTTCATTTCATCTATCAAATAAGCACCAAATTTGCTAAATCGTGCTACTTTTAGATATTGCATTTGCCCTACTCTTATGATAATTCTCCTATGATATTGATTATTTTATATACATCAAAATTATCTAATATATCTAAATAATGAGCTCCAAATAGTGCTACTAGTGGCACTAAAACTATACTAAAAATCATTTTTTCTGTAGCACTGCCTGTTTTAAATCTAAGAGCACTAGGCAACAATACAGCTTTTGCTTTAGAAAATGGAAAAAAATAATAAGGGATTCCACTAATTGTAAGCATATCACCTATTTGATGAAGAAAGATTCCAAGGCTAATGGCAAAACAAACAAAGGCATAAGTTTTATAATATGGAAGCAATACCAAGCCAAGTAATATTATTATAAATGGAAAGATAAAAAAATGTGTAAAACCACGATGAGTAAAACTAAAACTAACTATATGAGAAATGATAGGAAATTTCCTACCAATAAAACTTCTTGGCTCATCAATATCAGGTAAAAGAGAGCCAAAAACAACTAAGGGTAATAAAATAATACTATTTACTTGATTATGCACTAGAGCTATTGCACCAAGCCCACCAAGCAATCCAAGTGCCATATGTGACTTTGCTAACATTATTTTATCTTTTATACTTTTATAACCTCTAAAAAGAAGAGATAGATTATCTCTTAGAAAATTGAGGACTTCTTCTTGCTTTTCTTTTTCCGTATTTCTTACGTTCAACAACCCTAGAATCTCTAGTTAGAAGACCTTTAGGTTTTAAAATAGCCCTAAAAGAAGTATCGTATAAATTAAGAGCTTTTGAGATTCCATGTCTTAGAGCTTCTGCTTGAGCACTATAACCACCACCAAAAGTAATAGCTACAATATCTAATGCTTTTTCTTGTGAAGTTAATACTAGTGGTTGGATAACTTTCATCTTAATTGCTTCATGTCCGCCAAGCCATTCATCTAAGCTTTTACCATTAATGCTTAAAGAACCTCCGCCAGCCTTAATCCATACCTTTGCTATTGCACTTTTTCTTTTACCAGTTGCATAAACTTTTGTCATATTTTATTAGTCCTTTTTACTTTGTTTGCTTATTTGTGCAGTGTGTGGATGCTCACTTCCACTATAAACCTTTAGCTTGCCAATCATTTCTCTACCTAATTTTGTCTTTGGAAGCATACCTCTAACGGCTAATCTAAATAATTTTTCTGGGTGCTTTTCTAGCATTTCTGCGAGTGTTTTTGATTTTGTGCTACCAAAATATCCTGAATGTGTAAAATATTCTTTATTATTTAGTTTAAGACCGCTAAACTTTGCTTCTTTAGCATTGATAATTACTACAAAATCTCCACAATCAACATTTGGAGTATAACTTGGCTTATGTTTTCCTCTTAGGTAAATAGCTGCCTTTGTTATCAATCTACCAAAAATCTCATCTTTTGCATCTAGCACAATCCAATTCCTCTGTATTTCATTTTTTTTCATTGCAGAAGTTAGATTCATAATAATGCCTTTATATTAGTTTAAAATGTGGTATTATAAAATATAAAACTGAAAATTACATTAATTTAAGTTAATATTAATTTATAAAATGTTGTTCTTGGAATCTAAGTAAGTTTGAACAATGATCGCTTATTGAATATGCTTTGTCATACTCTTCTTTTATGATATTTTTGATTTCTTCTTTTTGTTCCATAAAATCATCATCCAATATTGTATCAACGACCAAATAAAGCTGAATATTTTGCCTTAAGATATCAAATGCTTTCTTTTTATCTTGATTATATAAATTTTCATCATTTTTATACGCAAGCAATTGCAGGATAATCCTATCATATACCAAAGTTGCGAGATTCTTTGGCTTTATTGTATCAAATAAATATTCTTTTGCATTAGATGTTAATTTTTGTCTATCTGTGTTGTTCATATATATTAATACTGGAATGATTATAAATAGTCGCTCAAATTTTACTCCAAGTGCGCGCGTCTGAATCTTGATTAAGATTCTATCTATAAAACTATATTTATAAAAATCAAAAAAGGCTGAAGTTGCGGAATTAAACATATTTTTACCCAATATTCCTCTTTAATATATTATCTTATTTCCCATTTTATTCTAAAATTATTTGTGTTCCTATACCATTTGTAGTAAATAATTCTAATAGTATAGAATGCGGGATTCTACCATCTATGATATGGACTTTTTTTACACCATTTTCTACACAAGATAAAGAAGCATCTATCTTTGGTATCATACCACCTGTAATAGTGCCATCATTTTTATAGATTCTCGCATCATTTGGTGTAATTGTAGATATTAATTTACCACTAGAATCCAAAACTCCTTGCGTATCTGTCAAAAATATCACTTTATTTGCTTTTATTGCTTTTGAAATTTCGCAAGCTACACTATCTGCATTTATATTAAATCCAGGGTGTTTTATATTATCACCTGAAGCAATTGGTGCAATAATTGGCACAAAACCATCATCTAATAATTTTTGTAAAATATTTATATTTACTTTTTGTATCTCACCTGTATATCCAAAAACTTCAAAATCTTTTGGCTTAGCTTCTAAAAGCATAGAATCTTTGCCACTAATCCCTACTGCTTTTACTCCGTGATGATTGAAAAAAAATGTCAATTCTCTATTTATATCACCGCTTAAAACCATCTCGACAACTTTCATTGCTTCTTTTGATGTTACTCTTATGCCATCTATAAATTTATTATCAATTTTTAAAGTCTCTAGCATTTGAGTGATTTTTGGACCTCCACCATGCACAATAATAGGCTTAATTCCAAGCATATACAAAAGTATAATATCACATGCAAATTTTTCTTTTAATTCAAGATTCTGCTGTGCTGCACCGCCATACTTGATAACTATCACGCTATCTCGAAATTCTTGTATAAATGGAATAGAATCTACTAATATATCTGCTATTTTTATCCTACTTAACACCTAGATTCCTAACAATAAAATTTTTAAAGTATTTTAATCGCTTTTTTTGTTATTATATCTCAAGATTATAAACAAAAAGGATTCTTCATGAATATCGTATTACTTGATGCCCAAACCCTAGGAAATGACAGATTGGATTCTATAGCAAAATTAGGTAATTTTAAATCATATGATGTAACAAAAGCAGATGAAGTATTAGAAAGGGTAAAAGACGCGGATATAGTGCTTACAAATAAAGTTGTATTAGATAAAAATATTTTAGAAAAATTGCCAAAATTAAAGCTTATTTGCATAACTGCCACAGG of the Helicobacter sp. MIT 99-5507 genome contains:
- the rplM gene encoding 50S ribosomal protein L13, translating into MNLTSAMKKNEIQRNWIVLDAKDEIFGRLITKAAIYLRGKHKPSYTPNVDCGDFVVIINAKEAKFSGLKLNNKEYFTHSGYFGSTKSKTLAEMLEKHPEKLFRLAVRGMLPKTKLGREMIGKLKVYSGSEHPHTAQISKQSKKD
- the argB gene encoding acetylglutamate kinase; translation: MLSRIKIADILVDSIPFIQEFRDSVIVIKYGGAAQQNLELKEKFACDIILLYMLGIKPIIVHGGGPKITQMLETLKIDNKFIDGIRVTSKEAMKVVEMVLSGDINRELTFFFNHHGVKAVGISGKDSMLLEAKPKDFEVFGYTGEIQKVNINILQKLLDDGFVPIIAPIASGDNIKHPGFNINADSVACEISKAIKANKVIFLTDTQGVLDSSGKLISTITPNDARIYKNDGTITGGMIPKIDASLSCVENGVKKVHIIDGRIPHSILLELFTTNGIGTQIILE